One genomic region from Leptospira tipperaryensis encodes:
- a CDS encoding aminoglycoside phosphotransferase family protein: MNASVSLTDRELKFLELPGKLPQKITPITLEASERKYFRVEYSDQTLILCKDVGFQHDFVEIADFLSHHHFIVPEILKKDLIHYLILMTDGGVKDLTSIADDVEYRGWLVKSIEILIKLQKTDPMPPVSSREFDVEKFHFESEFTYFNYLKFQKQFQLQTQLRSEVKIFMEECSAYLAEYPVKVFCHRDFHGRNLLINSENEICMIDFQDARMGTPYYDLASILYDAYRPIPFSMRQGLYQLFVKLGEQTHPRSKECYYLQCLQRSYKALGSYFYLVADKKMDKYRESVLSCLDNLMEIVQAGLFPDQLFVFFHLLKEELLSNYPFIKNK, translated from the coding sequence ATGAACGCTTCCGTTTCTCTGACAGATAGAGAGCTTAAATTTTTAGAACTCCCCGGAAAACTTCCGCAAAAAATCACTCCGATCACCTTAGAAGCTTCGGAAAGAAAATACTTTCGAGTAGAATATTCGGATCAAACTCTGATCCTTTGTAAGGACGTTGGATTTCAGCACGACTTTGTTGAAATCGCGGATTTTTTAAGCCATCACCATTTCATAGTGCCCGAGATATTAAAAAAAGATCTCATTCATTATCTGATCCTAATGACGGACGGAGGAGTAAAAGACCTTACCTCGATTGCGGACGACGTAGAATACAGAGGCTGGCTCGTAAAATCGATAGAGATTCTAATAAAACTTCAAAAGACGGATCCGATGCCTCCTGTGAGTTCTCGGGAATTCGACGTTGAAAAGTTTCATTTCGAAAGTGAATTCACATATTTTAATTATCTAAAGTTCCAAAAACAATTCCAGCTTCAGACCCAACTGAGAAGCGAAGTAAAAATTTTTATGGAAGAATGTTCAGCCTACTTGGCCGAATATCCGGTGAAAGTTTTTTGTCACAGAGATTTCCACGGACGTAATCTTTTGATCAACTCGGAAAATGAAATTTGTATGATCGATTTTCAAGATGCAAGAATGGGAACTCCTTACTACGACCTCGCGAGTATTCTCTACGACGCGTATCGACCGATTCCATTTTCGATGAGACAGGGACTTTATCAGCTTTTTGTAAAGTTAGGAGAGCAGACTCATCCTCGTTCCAAAGAATGTTATTATCTTCAGTGTCTTCAGCGTTCTTACAAGGCCCTAGGTTCTTATTTTTATTTGGTCGCCGACAAAAAGATGGATAAATACAGAGAGAGCGTCCTGAGTTGTTTGGACAATCTGATGGAAATCGTACAGGCGGGTTTGTTTCCGGATCAGCTTTTTGTTTTCTTTCATCTTCTCAAAGAAGAACTTTTGTCCAATTATCCTTTTATCAAAAATAAATAA
- a CDS encoding ATP-binding protein, with amino-acid sequence MPESLLSVLHSFFYPVREGILALDTETETILYLNPALERLLNYSVEELKGKPLDFILPSPTQPRETLTIKRNEPLKVYWQLRDKNGERKLVNFTVNTSNFLGKDVFIFYFTDRSEIQQTELRLYYMQSVLRTLRLLRQNLRYLTSESSVFQKLCDTLKENPHYFLVWAFFFKDGELQVLGQKDLNQDLKQKIHSIITSNSPLPMRNLIDSQDNFIIHEFGNGKYPEWESIFADHKFRRSLAIGIRDKEKLLGGIEILSLEGMAFDSGENFLYEEIISDVHTSLQNAKTERTRIENSKKLQFQGALLNSIEVPLISTDDEGYITYGNRSLERILGVYKEDFIDLHIGEFLNLSPEVIDRFSKEEFRTEIKMKIFPDIEAPMLLASSRIRDEYGNSIGTILLLLDISEQKKNEELIRSSEIKLRNLFSAMNNGIVILTPNGIILEVAPILKFLLFQILNVNPGEDFFSLFVKNVSDELKKGIESCLSSQRAVFLDLPIQFIAGEENFFSIKILPLKKYRDDGEAVMLIFSDVTQTKLLDKQLYETARFASIGELAAGIAHEVNNPLQASLLYLEDLIEAEESDSAERLKIYKRIEAASIRIRDLIKSLLDLGRTVAREKELISPYYILLRACELIEVSCKKNGIELKRIASPDLPKIRVAWQEIEQVLINCLVNAINAISEMENKPANPKITITARKEFHLNRDGILFMISDNGPGMSKEVLDKAFLPLFTTRRGKQGTGLGLAISQRIISEHNGTISLESSPENGTRVLIRLPI; translated from the coding sequence ATGCCTGAATCTTTACTCTCCGTTCTCCATTCTTTCTTTTACCCTGTGAGAGAAGGAATCCTCGCTTTGGATACGGAGACCGAAACCATTCTCTATCTCAATCCGGCTCTGGAAAGGCTCTTAAATTATTCAGTAGAAGAACTCAAAGGTAAACCCTTGGACTTTATCTTACCGAGCCCCACTCAACCCCGCGAAACCCTCACGATCAAAAGAAACGAACCTCTCAAGGTCTACTGGCAACTCCGGGATAAAAACGGAGAAAGAAAGTTAGTCAACTTTACCGTCAATACTTCCAATTTTCTGGGCAAAGACGTTTTTATATTCTACTTTACCGATCGTTCCGAAATTCAACAGACTGAACTCCGTCTCTACTATATGCAAAGTGTCTTAAGAACTCTCAGGCTTCTAAGACAAAACCTACGTTATCTGACATCGGAAAGCTCCGTCTTTCAAAAACTCTGCGATACCTTAAAGGAAAATCCCCACTACTTCTTAGTTTGGGCTTTCTTTTTCAAAGACGGGGAACTTCAAGTCCTCGGACAAAAAGATCTCAATCAAGATCTCAAACAAAAGATTCATTCGATTATCACTTCCAATTCTCCCTTGCCGATGAGAAACCTCATCGATTCTCAGGATAATTTTATCATCCACGAATTCGGAAACGGTAAATATCCCGAATGGGAATCGATCTTTGCGGATCATAAGTTTCGAAGAAGTCTTGCGATCGGGATCCGGGACAAAGAAAAACTTTTAGGCGGAATTGAAATTCTTTCCTTGGAAGGAATGGCCTTCGATTCGGGCGAGAATTTTCTCTACGAAGAAATCATTTCCGACGTTCATACTTCTCTTCAAAACGCTAAAACAGAAAGAACCCGGATCGAAAACTCCAAAAAACTTCAGTTCCAAGGCGCACTGTTAAATTCGATCGAGGTTCCTCTCATTTCCACGGACGACGAAGGTTATATCACCTACGGAAATAGAAGTTTAGAAAGAATATTAGGAGTTTATAAAGAAGATTTTATAGATCTCCACATCGGAGAATTTTTAAACCTGAGTCCCGAGGTCATCGATCGTTTTTCCAAGGAAGAATTCAGAACCGAAATCAAGATGAAAATTTTTCCGGACATCGAAGCTCCTATGCTTCTTGCGTCTTCTCGGATTCGAGACGAATACGGTAACTCGATCGGAACCATTCTTCTTTTATTGGATATTTCGGAACAAAAGAAAAACGAAGAACTCATTCGTTCCTCCGAAATCAAACTTCGAAATCTTTTCTCGGCGATGAACAACGGGATCGTGATCTTGACTCCGAATGGAATTATTTTGGAAGTCGCGCCGATTCTTAAATTTCTTCTTTTCCAAATTTTAAACGTAAATCCTGGAGAGGACTTCTTTTCTCTTTTTGTCAAAAACGTTTCGGACGAACTCAAAAAAGGAATCGAAAGTTGCCTTTCTTCTCAGAGGGCCGTCTTCTTGGATCTTCCGATTCAATTCATCGCCGGAGAAGAGAATTTCTTTTCCATCAAAATTCTTCCTCTTAAAAAATACAGAGACGACGGAGAGGCGGTTATGCTCATCTTCTCCGATGTGACACAAACAAAACTTTTAGACAAACAACTCTATGAAACCGCACGTTTTGCTTCCATCGGAGAACTTGCCGCGGGGATCGCGCACGAAGTAAACAACCCTCTTCAAGCGAGCCTTCTTTATCTCGAAGACCTCATCGAAGCGGAAGAATCCGATTCCGCGGAACGACTCAAGATCTACAAACGAATCGAAGCCGCGAGCATTCGAATTCGAGACCTCATTAAGTCTCTCTTGGATTTGGGAAGAACCGTCGCGAGAGAAAAAGAATTAATTTCTCCTTATTACATTCTTCTTAGAGCCTGTGAGTTGATTGAAGTCTCCTGCAAAAAAAACGGAATCGAATTAAAACGAATCGCGAGTCCCGATCTTCCCAAAATTCGAGTCGCTTGGCAAGAAATCGAGCAAGTCCTGATCAATTGTTTGGTGAATGCGATCAATGCAATTTCCGAAATGGAAAATAAACCCGCCAATCCGAAAATTACGATTACGGCGCGCAAAGAATTTCATTTGAATCGGGACGGAATTCTCTTTATGATTTCGGATAACGGGCCCGGGATGAGTAAAGAAGTTCTTGATAAAGCCTTCCTCCCCCTCTTTACTACGAGAAGAGGCAAACAAGGAACGGGCTTAGGGCTCGCTATTTCTCAAAGGATTATTTCCGAACACAATGGGACCATATCGCTGGAATCCTCTCCCGAAAACGGAACTAGGGTTTTGATTCGCCTTCCCATATAG
- a CDS encoding hybrid sensor histidine kinase/response regulator: protein MESKYTSVLVIDDESEIRTVLERVISREGYHVFLAKDYDSAIDIIRSQDIDVVISDIVMNGKNGIEVAKEIRKINENIPVILMTGNPDLTTAEEAVRNRAFDYISKPIRRTNILEVLEKARIEKESRDKHTESLIQSTTENTKLAQRAKDLYLQNYNILNATSDCVITLNQDLKFSSLNQAALNAFGYREEEIVGKHISILIPPGKESLYMEKVALLLKRKGKKQIARISHSDLKSNSGEVRTYDISVCYYEVEGQTYYTGIARDITNKLLISEKLIDAERRAFLSTLASSIGHEINNSLTAIQGHIEIAKLPDSTDTIRQKAIQITWGQLIKLKTLTNNLLQLGKPGESLKKHSEPINLNESVESVIDVFQKTSRLKNCQIHFRPEPTRVLVESNQDQLSLLLSNIMLNSADATGNRGNITISVHIRNHHPVVTILDDGIGMNEEVIQKIYQPYFTTKGIGKGTGLGMFVAKEIADQYGIRIEIESEPNSGTEFRLVFPDKV, encoded by the coding sequence ATGGAATCTAAGTATACATCAGTACTCGTTATAGACGACGAATCGGAAATCCGAACGGTTCTTGAAAGAGTCATCTCCAGAGAAGGCTATCACGTATTTCTCGCAAAAGACTACGACTCCGCAATCGATATTATTCGCAGCCAAGACATAGACGTCGTAATTTCCGATATCGTAATGAACGGAAAAAACGGAATCGAAGTCGCAAAAGAAATTCGAAAAATCAACGAGAACATTCCCGTCATTCTAATGACCGGAAATCCGGATCTCACTACCGCTGAAGAAGCCGTAAGAAATCGCGCCTTCGATTACATTTCCAAACCCATCCGAAGAACTAATATTTTGGAAGTTTTGGAAAAAGCCAGAATTGAAAAGGAATCCAGAGACAAACATACCGAATCTTTGATCCAGTCCACTACCGAAAACACAAAGCTGGCTCAACGGGCGAAAGATCTCTATTTACAAAATTATAATATTCTTAACGCGACCAGCGATTGTGTGATCACCCTCAATCAAGACCTAAAATTCTCCAGCCTAAATCAAGCCGCGTTAAACGCATTCGGTTATCGCGAAGAAGAGATTGTAGGCAAACACATCAGCATCCTGATTCCACCCGGTAAAGAAAGCCTTTATATGGAAAAGGTGGCATTGCTCTTAAAACGAAAGGGCAAAAAACAAATCGCGAGAATCAGCCATTCCGATCTCAAAAGTAATAGCGGCGAAGTAAGAACCTACGACATCTCGGTCTGTTATTACGAAGTGGAAGGCCAGACGTATTATACGGGAATTGCAAGGGACATTACGAATAAACTTTTGATTTCGGAAAAATTGATCGATGCGGAAAGAAGAGCTTTTCTTTCTACGCTCGCTTCCAGTATTGGACACGAAATCAATAATTCTCTCACCGCAATCCAGGGCCATATTGAAATCGCCAAACTGCCCGACTCTACGGATACAATTCGGCAAAAGGCGATCCAGATCACCTGGGGACAGTTGATTAAATTAAAAACTCTTACCAACAACCTACTTCAACTCGGTAAGCCGGGCGAGAGTTTGAAAAAACATTCGGAACCGATCAATCTAAACGAATCCGTGGAAAGCGTAATAGACGTATTCCAAAAAACGTCTCGTTTAAAAAACTGTCAGATCCATTTTAGACCGGAACCTACCCGAGTTCTGGTAGAATCAAATCAGGATCAACTTTCATTATTATTGTCTAATATCATGTTGAATTCTGCGGACGCCACCGGCAATCGCGGAAATATTACAATTTCAGTACATATCAGAAATCATCATCCGGTCGTTACGATCTTAGATGACGGAATCGGAATGAACGAAGAAGTGATTCAGAAAATTTATCAACCTTACTTTACAACAAAAGGAATCGGAAAAGGAACCGGCTTAGGAATGTTCGTAGCAAAAGAAATCGCGGATCAATATGGAATCAGAATCGAAATCGAATCGGAACCCAACTCGGGAACCGAATTTCGTCTGGTCTTCCCGGACAAGGTATAA
- a CDS encoding sugar phosphate nucleotidyltransferase gives MKFFIPAAGFGTRMKELTQNLPKPLLPVFKIPLIYYALFQAWNQNAEGAVINLHYHGEKIRKALEKFSLFPLSFSEEKKEILGTAGGIRTGLERAGWMGETIGIINPDFLYFPEKGFHLPTTMENEDCLLYLLPQLQSAGYTGLSLKEGKVQFGQGDLFYVGISTFNSSVLKNMAPDTFADLSLTFKELSEKQRLGGRLFPGKALDLGEKEYYLSLKDQDFSSKLDSRWKEFLDRCNLP, from the coding sequence TTGAAATTTTTCATACCAGCCGCCGGATTCGGAACCAGGATGAAGGAACTTACCCAAAATCTTCCGAAACCGTTGCTTCCGGTTTTTAAAATTCCGCTTATCTATTACGCTCTCTTTCAAGCCTGGAATCAAAACGCGGAAGGCGCCGTGATCAACCTTCACTACCATGGAGAAAAGATTCGGAAGGCGTTGGAAAAATTTTCTCTTTTCCCTTTAAGTTTCTCGGAAGAAAAAAAAGAAATCTTAGGAACCGCCGGAGGAATTCGCACCGGTTTGGAAAGAGCCGGTTGGATGGGGGAAACGATCGGAATCATCAATCCGGACTTTCTTTATTTTCCGGAAAAAGGATTTCATCTTCCAACAACGATGGAGAATGAAGATTGCCTTCTTTACTTACTTCCTCAATTACAATCCGCAGGTTATACCGGACTCAGCTTAAAAGAAGGAAAGGTTCAATTCGGCCAAGGAGATCTTTTTTACGTTGGAATCTCGACGTTCAACAGTTCTGTTTTAAAGAATATGGCTCCCGATACGTTCGCCGATCTTTCCCTTACTTTTAAGGAATTATCCGAAAAACAAAGATTAGGCGGAAGATTGTTTCCGGGAAAAGCCTTGGATTTGGGAGAAAAAGAATATTATCTTTCTCTAAAGGATCAAGACTTTTCCTCAAAGTTGGATTCTCGTTGGAAAGAGTTTTTAGACCGTTGTAATCTGCCGTAG